From Mytilus edulis chromosome 9, xbMytEdul2.2, whole genome shotgun sequence, the proteins below share one genomic window:
- the LOC139489662 gene encoding enoyl-CoA hydratase, mitochondrial-like produces MEVLGNGLRRLLLNSRNSAALKNCHATTFTRLMSSGQQLEYIIKDVKGEKKNVGLIQLNRRKALNALCDGLMTEVGQVLKEFEADTNIGCIVLTGMDKAFAAGADIKEMEGQNFSDVWYKSFLSQWNSVEQCKKPIIAAVNGYALGGGCELAMMCDIIYAGEKAQFGQPEITLGTIPGAGGTQRLTKAVGKSKAMELILTADRMSAVDAERAGLVSKIFPVDQLVDEAIKTAEKISSYSKITTAMCKEAVNASYEMSLKEGLHFEKRIFHASFATNDRKEGMTAFSEKRKPNFTDS; encoded by the exons ATGGAAGTCCTTGGAAATGGTTTGAGAAGACTGCTTTTAAATTCCAGAAATTCTGCAGCATTAAAGAACTGTCATGCTACCACCTTCACCAGGCTGATGTCGAGTG GACAACAGTTAGAGTATATTATTAAAGATGTGAAAGGTGAAAAGAAAAATGTTGGTTTGATCCAGTTAAATAGGAGAAAAGCCCTGAATGCATTATGTGATGGCTTAATGACTGAAGTTGGACAAGTTCTGAAAGAATTTGAAGCTGACACAAATATAGGATGTATTGTTCTCACAGGCATGGATAAAGCTTTTGCAG CTGGAGCTGACATTAAAGAGATGGAAGGACAGAACTTTTCTGATGTATGGTATAAAAGCTTTTTGTCACAATGGAATTCAGTGGAGCAATGTAAAAAACCTATAATAGCAGCTGTTAATGGCTATGCA CTTGGTGGTGGATGTGAATTAGCCATGATGTGCGACATAATTTATGCTGGAGAGAAAGCACAGTTTGGTCAACCAGAAATTACACTGGGGACGATACCAG GTGCTGGAGGTACACAACGATTAACAAAGGCAGTTGGCAAATCAAAAGCTATGGAATTGATTCTGACAGCTGATAGAATGTCTGCTGTTGATGCAGAAAGGGCAG GCCTAGTAAGTAAAATTTTCCCAGTGGACCAATTGGTTGATGAAGCTATCAAAACAGCAGAGAAAATCTCCAGTTATTCAAAGATAACTACAGCCATGTGTAAAGAGGCTGTAAATGCAT CATATGAAATGTCATTAAAAGAAGGTCTCCATTTTGAAAAGAGAATATTTCATGCTTCATTTGCAACA aatgaCAGAAAAGAAGGCATGACAGCTTTCTCAGAGAAAAGAAAACCAAACTTTACAGACAGCTAA